The Malus domestica chromosome 13, GDT2T_hap1 genome includes a window with the following:
- the LOC103412274 gene encoding exopolygalacturonase-like gives MARKLNILAAFLFLLSASKTQAEPGVFDVTSATYGAKPGSDITHALAKAWIDACASPAPSKVVVPSGTYMLTEASFKGPCKAPIEIQVQGKLTAPADGGKLTRPDTWVGFDHVNKLTVSGGGTFDGQGALAWKKNDCNKNKDCKSIAINMRFNFVTNSTIQDITSLDSKNFHVNVLGCHNVTFQRVNVTAPGESINTDGIHIGRSTGINITDAHIGTGDDCVSIGDGNKEITVTRVTCGPGHGISVGSLGRYPNEEPVVGIRVKNCTLTNTSNGVRIKTWPASPSDGIASDMHFEDIIMVNVSNPVLIDQQYCPWNQCKQNVPSKVKISNVSFKNIKGSSATPLAVQIVCSGGIPCENVELADIDLTYNGNKGPLTSQCSNVKPTITRVPNALACATSS, from the coding sequence ATGGCTCGGAAATTGAATATCCTGGCAGCGTTCTTGTTCTTATTGTCAGCATCTAAAACTCAAGCTGAGCCAGGTGTGTTTGATGTCACGAGTGCGACATATGGTGCAAAGCCCGGCTCTGATATCACGCACGCTTTAGCAAAGGCTTGGATTGATGCGTGTGCATCACCGGCACCGAGTAAGGTTGTTGTTCCGAGTGGGACGTACATGTTAACAGAAGCAAGTTTCAAAGGTCCTTGCAAGGCTCCTATTGAGATTCAAGTACAAGGGAAATTAACAGCTCCAGCAGACGGCGGCAAACTTACCAGACCGGATACTTGGGTTGGTTTTGACCACGTCAACAAGCTTACCGTATCAGGTGGTGGAACTTTTGACGGCCAAGGAGCACTTGCTTGGAAGAAAAATGACTGcaacaaaaacaaagattgCAAATCTATTGCCATCAATATGAGGTTCAACTTCGTTACCAATTCCACAATTCAGGACATAACTTCCCTCGACAGCAAGAATTTCCACGTCAACGTTTTGGGGTGCCACAATGTCACATTCCAACGTGTCAATGTCACGGCACCGGGGGAGAGCATAAATACAGATGGAATCCATATCGGGCGTTCAACTGGAATCAACATTACTGATGCACACATTGGAACTGGGGATGACTGTGTTTCCATTGGCGATGGAAACAAAGAAATCACCGTAACTAGGGTTACTTGTGGACCAGGCCATGGCATAAGCGTTGGAAGTCTTGGAAGGTATCCGAATGAAGAACCTGTGGTTGGAATCAGAGTTAAGAACTGCACCTTGACTAATACATCCAACGGTGTGAGAATCAAGACATGGCCTGCTTCTCCTTCGGATGGTATTGCATCAGATATGCATTTTGAAGATATTATCATGGTCAATGTCAGCAATCCTGTCCTCATAGACCAACAGTACTGCCCGTGGAACCAGTGTAAACAGAACGTTCCATCAAAAGTTAAGATCAGCAATGTCAGCTTTAAAAACATTAAGGGCTCATCTGCAACTCCCCTTGCAGTCCAGATTGTATGCAGCGGTGGCATACCGTGTGAGAATGTGGAATTGGCTGATATTGATCTCACCTACAACGGAAATAAAGGCCCTCTTACCTCTCAATGTTCTAACGTGAAGCCCACCATTACTCGCGTGCCAAATGCTCTTGCGTGTGCTACCTCTTCCTGA
- the LOC139190857 gene encoding uncharacterized protein: protein MSLALGGRSKLRFINGSSEPPESTSPTYDAWHATDQLVISWLLNSMEPKLSELFSYSESSLILWESVKDMYGSQNNSVRIFQLKKSVASLKQGDHSFVQHLGSMKSMWNELDMYRPHTTDSAMLLKRADEDKVFQLLASLGAEYEDLRSHLLMTQELPSFTSVCHAVQREETRRRVMNVEPKSNSEARVFTTNHKATGDRVLGMKADWKCSYYNMKGHLREKCWILHPELKPKFNKEGKMIKDGKGGVTPKTFHSACFSTDGMANFSTNHVSLIN, encoded by the coding sequence ATGTCACTTGCTCTAGGAGGAAGATCGAAGCTAAGGTTTATCAATGGAAGCTCTGAGCCCCCAGAATCCACTTCACCAACTTACGATGCATGGCATGCTACTGATCAGCTGGTCATTTCCTGGTTACTTAACTCCATGGAGCCAAAACTGTCTGAGCTTTTCAGCTACTCAGAGTCTTCCCTTATCCTATGGGAGTCTGTCAAAGACATGTATGGCAGCCAAAACAACTCAGTTCGCATCTTTCAACTGAAGAAGAGTGTGGCTAGTTTAAAGCAAGGTGATCACtcatttgttcaacaccttggaaGTATGAAATCCATGTGGAATGAACTCGATATGTATCGTCCACACACGACTGATTCCGCTATGCTACTGAAGAGGGCTGATGAAGACAAGGTGTTTCAACTCTTAGCAAGCTTGGGAGCGGAGTATGAAGACCTGCGTAGTCACTTGTTAATGACTCAAGAGCTGCCCTCCTTTACTAGTGTGTGTCATGCAGTCCAGAGAGAGGAAACTCGACGAAGAGTGATGAACGTTGAGCCCAAATCCAACTCtgaagctagggttttcacgaCAAATCACAAAGCAACTGGTGATAGGGTGCTTGGCATGAAAGCAGACTGGAAATGTTCTTATTACAACATGAAGGGacatttgagggaaaaatgttGGATTCTTCATCCGGAGTTAAAGCCTAAGTTTAATAAGGAAGGCAAGATGATCAAAGATGGGAAGGGTGGAGTCACTCCAAAAACATTTCATTCAGCTTGTTTCTCAACTGATGGGATGGCAAATTTCTCAACAAATCATGTGTCCTTGATCAACTAG
- the LOC103453494 gene encoding exopolygalacturonase-like — protein sequence MARKLNILAAFLFLLSASKTQAEPGVFDVTSATYGAKPGSDITHALAKAWIDACASPAPSKVVVPSGTYMLTEASFKGPCKAPIEIQVQGKLTAPADGGKLTRPDTWVGFDHVNKLTVSGGGTFDGQGALAWKKNDCNKNKDCKSIAINMRFNFVTNSTIQDITSLDSKNFHVNVLGCHNVTFQRVNVTAPRESINTDGIHIGRSTGINITDAHIGTGDDCVSIGDGNKEITVTRVTCGPGHGISVGSLGRYPNEEPVVGIRVKNCTLTNTSNGVRIKTWPASPSDGIASDMHFEDIIMVNVSNPVLIDQQYCPWNQCKQNVPSKVKISNVSFKNIKGSSATPLAVQIVCSGGIPCENVELADIDLTYNGNKGPLTSQCSNVKPTITRVPNALACATSS from the coding sequence ATGGCTCGGAAATTGAATATCCTGGCAGCGTTCTTGTTCTTATTGTCAGCATCTAAAACTCAAGCTGAGCCAGGTGTGTTTGATGTCACGAGTGCGACATATGGTGCAAAGCCCGGCTCTGATATCACGCACGCTTTAGCAAAGGCTTGGATTGATGCGTGTGCATCACCGGCACCGAGTAAGGTTGTTGTTCCGAGTGGGACGTACATGTTAACAGAAGCAAGTTTCAAAGGTCCTTGCAAGGCTCCTATTGAGATTCAAGTACAAGGGAAATTAACAGCTCCAGCAGACGGCGGCAAACTTACCAGACCGGATACTTGGGTTGGTTTTGACCACGTCAACAAGCTTACCGTATCAGGTGGTGGAACTTTTGACGGCCAAGGAGCACTTGCTTGGAAGAAAAATGACTGcaacaaaaacaaagattgCAAATCTATTGCCATCAATATGAGGTTCAACTTCGTTACCAATTCCACAATTCAGGACATAACTTCCCTCGACAGCAAGAATTTCCACGTCAACGTTTTGGGGTGCCACAATGTCACATTCCAACGTGTCAATGTCACGGCACCGAGGGAGAGCATAAATACAGATGGAATCCATATCGGGCGTTCAACTGGAATCAACATTACTGATGCACACATTGGAACTGGGGATGACTGTGTTTCCATTGGCGATGGAAACAAAGAAATCACCGTAACTAGGGTTACTTGTGGACCAGGCCATGGCATAAGCGTTGGAAGTCTTGGAAGGTATCCGAATGAAGAACCTGTGGTTGGAATCAGAGTTAAGAACTGCACCTTGACTAATACATCCAACGGTGTGAGAATCAAGACATGGCCTGCTTCTCCTTCGGATGGTATTGCATCAGATATGCATTTTGAAGATATTATCATGGTCAATGTCAGCAATCCTGTCCTCATAGACCAACAGTACTGCCCGTGGAACCAGTGTAAACAGAACGTTCCATCAAAAGTTAAGATCAGCAATGTCAGCTTTAAAAACATTAAGGGCTCATCTGCAACTCCCCTTGCAGTCCAGATTGTATGCAGCGGTGGCATACCGTGTGAGAATGTGGAATTGGCTGATATTGATCTCACCTACAACGGAAATAAAGGCCCTCTTACCTCTCAATGTTCTAACGTGAAGCCCACCATTACTCGCGTGCCAAATGCTCTTGCGTGTGCTACCTCTTCCTGA